From Scatophagus argus isolate fScaArg1 chromosome 2, fScaArg1.pri, whole genome shotgun sequence:
tgatttatttctttatttatttaccctTGAGAAAATGGTGTCTCCATTCTCAGTCCCACCTACAAAGCTGTGATTAATCAAtcacagtgagtcagtgagcATAACTCCAGACTAGTTTAATCAGCAGTGATTCTTAGACTTGTGCCAACGCAAGAGGCTCATCTGCTCCAGTCCAAATTTCTTGTTAATCTTAAAGTTCGCAATGAGGTCTGGTGTCCATTTTGATGGCATCTTTAAAGattatttgaaaaagaaaaaaagccctTTAGATTCTGAGGTTTAATTTGATCTTGAGACAACGCTCTCTATATCCTCTGGTCTCTACAGCAGAAGAAGTTGCGCTCTAGTGAAAATACAAGTAGCACCTTCAGTCATTCCAGGGGGCGCTCAAGCTCTCCGTCACAGGACAAACACCATCATCATAGACAGAGGAAGGTAAGCTGTAATGTTGATGTTCGTAACTGTAACGGATAGTAAAGCGTTTGGTGGCATTAGATACCCAATGTCAGATTTGTAGTCGTGTTTACATATTCCTTGATCTAAATGAAAACGGTACTGAGGGAACGTTATCTtctgtctgcttgtgttttaacatttaagcaACATTCAACATTTAATTGAGAGCTCTGGCCtatttgttaaatgaaaaagggaacatgtattttttaagaTCTGGTATGTAGGACTTAATGATATCTAGTGGTGAatttgcagattgcaaccaactgaatcCCCCTCCTCAGACCCTCCTCTtccatgtgtgtgacagaactTACACCGATCAGGCGTAACATTATTACCATGCTTCTAATATTGAGTAGATCCCCCGTTTGccaccaaaacagccctgaccttTCAAGGCATGCactccactagacctctgaaggtatgctgtgCTATCCTTTACCTCCTGTAAATTGTGCGGTGCGGCCTCCGTGGCTCAGACTTGTTTGCTTGACGCTCAACTGCACTGAGATCTGCAGAATAtggaggccaagtcaacacCCACTGCCATGAGGGAATACTGATTCCATGAAGGGGTGTTCttggtcagcaacaatgtttaggtaggtggaacgtgtcaaagtaacatccacatgaatggaaggacccaaggtttcccagcagaacattgcccaAAGCGTCACACTGCCTCTGCTGGTTTACCTTCATCCCATAGTGCATCCTGATGCCATGTCCTCTCCAGGTAAGAGATGCACACACCTGACCATCCACACGACGGAAAGGCAAACGTGATTGATCACACCAGGTCACCTTCTCCCATTGCTCTGTGCTCCAGTTCTGATGCTCATGTGAACACTGCAGGCGCTTTTGGTGGTGGACACGGGTCAAGCTGACCTGTTTGCAGCTACGCAGCCCCAGtgatgcactgtgtgttctgacacctAATGCAGTTTGGGCTACAGTAGCTCTTCTACTGGATCAGACAGCATGGGCGAGCATTTGATCCCCACATGGATCAGTGAGCCTTGGCCAGCCATGACCCTGTCACCAGTCCACCAGTTCACCGGTTTTCCTTCCTTGGCCCACTTTTGGCAGGTCCTGACCACCGCAGACCAGGAGCAACCCaacaagagctgcagttttggagacGCTCTGACCCAACCGTGTAGTCATCATAATTTGGCCCTTGTCAAAGTCACTCAAATCCTTACGCTTGaccattttttctgcttccaacacatcatcctcaatgacaaaatattctCTTGCTGCCTGACatatcccacccactgccaggtgtCATTGTAACAAGATAATCGATGTTagtcacttcacctgtcagtgtaATAATATTATGGCTGATCGGTGCATGTAGCTCtgtagagccagtgtttggtctCTCTGTTGTGGACTACTTTAGAAACATGGTGGACACCGTGGAAGAGGACCCTCTCCCTCTGTAGATATGACATGCTCATTCTAATGTAACGAAAACAAAGTGATTCTTAGTTTGAGCTGATTAtgcactaatgaaaacataattcagaatattttattcaatttttgGAATATCCTAAATCCTAAAATAGCATTTTGATTTTGGTTCCAAAATGGTTTTATATTGTCAAAAGTGGGAATGGTAGTGTTTAGTGTGCTTCTGGTAGGACCTGGTCTGACTCTTAACATCCTTGAgtcctgtgttttcctgtctgttcaGAGTCATAAGGACAAGATTCGGCAAAAAGAGCGCCACAAGAAGTCCTCTGACAGCCTGGGCTCTTCAGTGACGAGCAGCAGCATTGAAAAGGTATGACTTGTGAGGTGCTGGACGCTGTCAGATGGAAGTTAAAATTTTGAGAATTCTTGACTCTTGATGCACGATACCTTTGTCagtataatataaaaacatgaatgaaacaaatgttaTTGTGACCTTTGTATTTTGGTACAGATATCCTCCAGTCACCACAGCATAAAGGATAATGATGGAAAGTCCAAGAAGCTGAGCTCACACAGTCATGGTCACCGCAGCAAGAAGACAGGAAGCACTGGCAAGAGCTGTTCCTCTTCCCCCTGCTCCTCCAGTCCATTCAACACAGGTACCACAGACATAAAGACTGTTGATAGCATTAAGATTCTTTGACTTTGACCacgtctttgtgtttctcttggAGGTGGCTCCCTGTCTTCCGCTCAGGATTTCCATCAGTTCTCATCGTCCTCCCGTCTGGAGCGTGACCATGACCGAGGGGGTGAGGACCACAGTGGCGAGGAGCGTAAGGAGCGTCGCCGGAGGCCAGCAGTCCAAGAGGAGGATGACGAAGAAGatgatgagaaggaggaggacaaagatgaggaggaggaagaggaggatagTAAATACCACAAGCCACCAGCTTTGACTCCTGCTGATGGCCCCCTGGCAGGGTCGCAGGGCCATGATAGATCAGAGGGCAACTCGAGCCCTTTCGAGAACAAGGTCACTATTTCCACGTTTGGGTCCATCATGCGCATCACCTCTTCATCAGGgctgggcagcagcagcaagataCGGAAGATCTCCTCCTCTGGGGAATACAAGCCCTCCAAGTCTCTCTGTAAACCCTCTCAGCTGAGCACGCCACCTATCCTAGAGGAGGCGGACCTGGGGGACAAAGCCACGCCTCCACCACTGGCTAGAGAGAGGAGGCACCGTGGCAACAAGAAGAGCAGTCATGGCCCAGGTCGCCCACGAGGAAGCAAGAACCGAGAGCGGAGAGAAGAGGagcatcaccaccaccatcaccacacagCGCCCCCTCCTCCAACCTTAACCTCCTCGCTCTACCCAAGCACATCCTCCATCCCGCACCCCGCCTTCCCCTCCACACTTCCTCCCACCACtatctcctccttttcttcttcctcctctttctcctcctcctctgtcggCAGTTTTTCCACAAGCCGTGGCAACTCACTGCTCGGCTCTGGTGAGTCTAAATGAGTGGGTGTATGTGTGGTAGCCTTCAGGCTTCCTgtgtgtgataaaaaaaaaaacaaaaaacatgacaccatcactgtctgttttcactttggtGTGTTCATTTGCAGCTACACTCTAAGGTGTTGAAACGTTTCCATTACACATGTGCTATATCAGCAGCACAGTAACAGCTTATCTGTCTATCAGGACCTGGCGGTGTAGTAGAGCTACTGTTACATGGCACTGTTTTTCACGTACTTGGTTTTAAAATTTAGGCTATTTTGTAATTCTGTCTCACAGTACTTATTTCATTTGTATGAAGCAGAGATGCTGTCCTAGATagtggtttttgtgtgtgctgcacatATCTGAGTGGTGGATTTCCTGCCCTATTTAAGGATTAACTCTCTCATGTAGACAGACGCTCggatgtgttgtttttgggGTCTTACATGGTGTCTCagactaaaataataaatatattctTGCCTTATCTTTCTGATCTCTCAGGTATCTACTCCAGTCTCAAGGACCCTCTCACGCTGGGCGGGGGCGTTTGTAGTCCCCCGCTCTCCCTGGGTGGTGGGGTTTGTAGCACCTCCTTGTCCCTGGGAGGGGGTATGTGTAGCACCCCTCTCTCCTCAGGACTCCTTCAATCCCACGTCTCCTCACTCTCACTTCCGTCGGTCAACCCTGTCTCAAACACGCAGGTAGAGAGTAAAGTCTAGAACAGTCAGCATGAAGGTTTCCCTGTCAAATGATCTGTGAACTCTCGCTATTCTTGTCCCCGTGTCCAAGTGTTCTGCTTTTTGTAGTTGGAAAGCACTTGGCActgttgtgtaaaaatataGATGATGCCTATTTTAAGTATGAACCTTTGCAACTGCAGTACACTTGCAGCTACTGTAGCTAAACACTAAACACTATAGCTGACTGTTGTTAGCTACTGCACGTCACTTCTTGTTGACTTCCTGGttataaagggaaaaaaagtgattaTAGAGTTGAAACCTTTAGTTATTAAAATTAACTTATTGTGACTACTTTCActattgaaaaataatttgtcgAGATATACTCGTTCCAACTCATCAAGATGGGAggatttttctcagttttacgagtttttcttaaatttgtGATGCTTTTCTGATCTTCTTtctaaagacaaaaaagttCATCAGTAAATGGAGAAAAGCAGATACAAGCAGATCAAACATGAATGAGTTCAGTTTTAACACTGCATAAATACTTCACTGAAATGAGTCAAATAATGAATGACAGTTGACAGTAGAGCTGCCATGACAAATTGATaaactgtttctctgtgcaACATTTAATAGTTGGCAACTATTTGCACCACTTTGGCCTGTGACAACTTGTAAAGGGTGTGTATCACTATTATCTGACAGTTTATAGATTAAATGATAAGCTGAAAAGTATGACTAATCATAGCTGCAGCCCATATTTTATCACTGAGTGATTTCTATTAGCAAAATGCATCATGTAAGGATTTCACTGAGTAATATTAAATCATGTTTCCCATTTTTAGGCAGATGTGGGTTTTGTCTCCAGTAGTTGAGAGCATTTTTTCATTATCGACATCTTCAGATGATTTAATCGTGAGCCAGATGTTGATGTTCTCTGTCTCATAGGTCCATCCAGGTTCCAGCACCTCCTACAACCTAACCTCCACCCAGCCTTTCGCCAGCTGTCTGTCCACAGCCCCTACACTGCCGCCACTACTGAGCCAAGCCCAGACCTCATTGCCAGGTGAAGGAAGAGCTCAGATATCAGTAGGATTATTTGCATTTACTGAGAAACTGAAGCTAGTTCTAGATGAGCTTCCACAAGTATGGACCCAAATGTTCTTCCCTTTCTCAGAATACAAACATATGTTGAACATCTTCATATTATACCGCCTACAAGAAGAAAAGCTGATGACTCTTTGTTCCCATTCTCAGAGTCGGACCTCGATGACTGTCGATTCCCATGTCAGGGGAACTCACCAAGAGAGAGTCTTTCTTCACAGTATgtctcattttatcttttttgtatttttaagggGAAGTCATAGACACAATACATGATTTGTGCACTCCTCCAGGGCTGCTGTAAATGAGTGAACAAGTAGTGAAACACACTTTCAGTTTTGACACGCTCTCGCTGTCTACTCATCTTTCATCcaacaaatgaaacatcattTGGATAATATTTTCCTGCACCTAAGCTGTAGTCAGATCTGTTTCTATTTCTGTAACCAACAACAGGAAGCAGCCACCAAAGTGACTGTGTGGATTAGAAAAAACAACCAACCACAGCCTCAGTTTCTTGGTAGTTTCCCAGCAGTGACTTCTCACTTCTTTCTGACTCCTTGTTGGTCTTCTCCTCTTCTACACCCAGGTCTCCTATGAGCTGCCTTCCTCTCCTGTTCGACCAGAGGGACGGGCTGGGCGCAGGAGTCCGAACCCGTCCTGAGAACGTCCCTCCAGCCAGCTCTCACATTGAGCTCCTGCTGGAGAAACATGGCAACGGAGAGATGGGAGTCAACAGTGAGTGAGCCTGGAAAAAGACATACACCAACAAGACAAAGCTGAGGGTCACGATATGATAGAAGCAATACAAAAGGACAAATTCATTTTATGATGATTGCCCATAGTCCAGTGTGTTTACTTACATTCCtccagtttttgctttttttcccccttgtaTCATACTAGATACTTACTTCCTTACTTTCTGTGAAAcagtctgaggaggagaaaTCACTCTTTGGTTGAACTGCCCACGAGTGGAAGCCACATCAAGGCCATAACCTTGAATGAGGGGTCACAAATGTCTTCCTTTTTAGGTCCCATAACCAAAAGGATTGGGAACCAGTGCAGTGCACTGTGAAAAACCATTACCATACCATTTGTAATCTCCACCAGAttgctctctgtgctgctctgtctgtgatGAACACCTGCTGCTATTTAGAGATGATCAATGTACCTGTAAACACTGTTGGGAACGAAAAAATAGCGCAGCGAGAGCTAGCTTGCCTCAGCAGTACTAACAGCTGTTCTAGCAGCTTTTTATGTTCGTTCTCTACGTTTAATTTCTTTTGGGCTCTCTCTTGAACCAGACTGCTCACTGCCTCTGACTCACTTTTTCTCTTCAACTCTCACATTGATTCCTTTGCCCCTTTTTCTTTCGCCACCCAGTTTTTTTTCCGTTTTTGCCTCAGATAATGTTTGTGCCTGTGATGCCGACCACGTTGCATGGACAgctccataaaaaaaaaacaaagtatttagAAGATGAGGTTAAAGTATCAGGAATAAGTAGTTCCTGACTTTGACTTTATTGTGGAGTGAAGGCTGATCTCTCAGTTGTACAATTTGATGACCATTtatccaaaatgttgtggaattACAAATGTTTGTGTCAGAAATACTTCATTATAGGGCAGGTGAAACATGTAGGGGTTTCTCTTAAAatgagctccagcagcagctacTGTGCATATTTTTCTTGATTTAACCCCTCATCCAGAATAGGACTGCGTGGGCTCGTtatgcagctttttctttttgaaccCGTTTGAGTGGGACATCTCAGGACAATTCCCTACATAATAGACACTCATTGGTTTTTAGTGAGCAGCAAATTGAGATCTGTTTTTATCATCTATGAATCATCATCATTTGGTTTATTACTGGCATTGCAGTGTGAGAAagtcaagaaaaacatttttactttatgtATTCCTTTGGTAACATTCAAAGGCACTacacagtgcaaacattttattcttaaaaCTCAGACATTCAGAGAACATGGTTTAAACCAGATATTGTGCACAGTGTAGTAAATTTAGGATGGTTTAGCTCACAGCTGTGGTGTGGTGACCTCTCAGCCGAAGCAGCAGCCTTATCAGTctgaataagtgaaaacacttgTGGACTGAAATAAGGTTTAGAGCAGGGCACTGTTTGCTAAATCCTCATGCTATGATGTCACAACAATATTTCGCACTCATTTTCAggtgttccctttattttcttcatatttcaaattaattacaGATTACTGTGACCTCCTGGAAAAGGCTATGTATTTatgtgaatatttcatgtttcatgtgtcaGTGTGGTTACATAAATATTGTGGTTATGAGAGGCAAAATCAAGTATACTTGTACTTAAATCAATCCTGTTCTTTGAATTGCTGTAAAAACTGGTGAAACCACAAAATTCGCAgcatagtatatatatatatataaatatattaatatatagTGGCCTTCACTGCCCTCCCTTGGTTTGTTATAGAGTAACTCATTTGGCCACTTCCTCTCTGCGGTCTAATAAGGGAAACGGAGCTCCActgaaatgctgtttctgtaTGACGACCTATCTATCCCCCCTACCTCTTCTAGTTGTGGAAATGCTGCAGTCGCTGCACTCCTTGCAGCAGGAGAACCAGCGCCTCCAGGACCAGATCCTCAGCCTGACAGCCAAGAAGGAGCGGCTGCAGCTGCTCAACACGGAGCTGGCTGTGCCCTTCCCTCCACATGTGCTTTCTGCCCAAGGCTCCATGCACAGCTCTGCCCAGATCAACTTCCTGTCATCCACCCAAGGTCAGACTCTTCATCCCCTCGACCCACTTTCATATCAAAACCTTTGGACACTTTTACCATggtgcactctctctctcactcactctcatttctctctcctcctgcatgTAGCATTTAtaatcatcagtgtgtttgttattgtcagGTGTGATTCTTTCCCGTAAACTCATTAGATCACAGATGATATGACTGATTGCGTCTGTTTGACGTCTTGTTAGTTAAATCTTTCTTTACTCtgtcaaaacattttgctgGTTGTTGCTGCTTGTTCTGTCAACACGTCTTCTGGTTTTCTTTAAGTCCCGCTCAGTTTTTGACAGTGAACACAATTGatgtaattatttattgatgtgaaAATGCTTTACACAGGGCATTCTAAAGTGAATAATAAAAAGCATGGTGGTAAGCCTAAACCTTTGAGTTTACAGTTTTCTGGATGCGTTTTTACCTTTTCATAGACCCCCTGAGCACCAATAAGAGTCCCCTGTCCAAAAGCTGCTTCCTGAATGACACCTCCTTTGTTACCTCATCTGAGGTGAGAACCTGTAAACCTGTCTTACCTTGAACCAACCTTACAAACATGAGTCAGACTCTACTCTCAGTTCAGTGGTGATAGTAATAATTGATCTGTATTCAACACATTTATGCCAGTGTAATTGATGTCATTAACTGTTGGATATTAGATCCACATCAAAAGCAAACCGAGATTTGCATAATTCAAATGATTTTTCATGTCTTGATTTCAGGAGCTCCTCTCTGGTAGTCCGTCCCGCAGTagctcctccctctctttccagagcactcctcctcctcagcagagCCCCGCCTCCTTCAGCCAGCCCCTGCTCAACGGCCTGAGTCGGGGTTTGGGCGATGGTCTGGGGACCATCAGTCAGGCTGGCAGCTCCTCTTTGCCGGTGGTGGGCGGGTTCATGGCTTCCCTTGCAGGAAGTCCTCAGCTGAATATGAACGGTGTGCTGGGCGGTCTGAATGGCGTGATCCAGTCTCCTGTGCAGAATGTCCCCCAGCCCGCCCTCCCAGCTCTGCGCCCGCAGCCTCCACCTCTCAACCCCCAGGCACTGGCACAGGGCTTTCAGCTTCCCAAGAGCGTGAGCCCGTATGTACCCCATTCATCATTAGATCAGCTGAAGAAGAAATCCACTTTTAAATGAATTGTTGTCTTGTTTAAAGGCGTTATCATGTCAGGCA
This genomic window contains:
- the LOC124066092 gene encoding protein AF-17-like, with the translated sequence MREMVGGCCVCSDERGWAENPLVYCDGHGCSVAVHQACYGIVQVPTGPWFCRKCESQERAARVRCELCPHKDGALKRTDSGGWAHVVCALYIPEVQFANVLTMEPIILQYVPHERYLKTCYICEDHGRESKASCGACMTCNRQGCRQAFHVTCAQMAGLLCEEEGPEADNVKYCGYCKHHYNKMQKKLRSSENTSSTFSHSRGRSSSPSQDKHHHHRQRKSHKDKIRQKERHKKSSDSLGSSVTSSSIEKISSSHHSIKDNDGKSKKLSSHSHGHRSKKTGSTGKSCSSSPCSSSPFNTGGSLSSAQDFHQFSSSSRLERDHDRGGEDHSGEERKERRRRPAVQEEDDEEDDEKEEDKDEEEEEEDSKYHKPPALTPADGPLAGSQGHDRSEGNSSPFENKVTISTFGSIMRITSSSGLGSSSKIRKISSSGEYKPSKSLCKPSQLSTPPILEEADLGDKATPPPLARERRHRGNKKSSHGPGRPRGSKNRERREEEHHHHHHHTAPPPPTLTSSLYPSTSSIPHPAFPSTLPPTTISSFSSSSSFSSSSVGSFSTSRGNSLLGSGIYSSLKDPLTLGGGVCSPPLSLGGGVCSTSLSLGGGMCSTPLSSGLLQSHVSSLSLPSVNPVSNTQVHPGSSTSYNLTSTQPFASCLSTAPTLPPLLSQAQTSLPESDLDDCRFPCQGNSPRESLSSQSPMSCLPLLFDQRDGLGAGVRTRPENVPPASSHIELLLEKHGNGEMGVNIVEMLQSLHSLQQENQRLQDQILSLTAKKERLQLLNTELAVPFPPHVLSAQGSMHSSAQINFLSSTQDPLSTNKSPLSKSCFLNDTSFVTSSEELLSGSPSRSSSSLSFQSTPPPQQSPASFSQPLLNGLSRGLGDGLGTISQAGSSSLPVVGGFMASLAGSPQLNMNGVLGGLNGVIQSPVQNVPQPALPALRPQPPPLNPQALAQGFQLPKSVSPSSLLSEQQKQLLLEQQQQQQQLQQFLTSQNFTPEQQVVVCQMLQQQRQRELQRLTLTGALNSTPNSPMITQSPNLLSSATASPLQGGQGGSLFGLQDNTLHKPGAAGEKGGDKNG